Proteins from a single region of Bactrocera neohumeralis isolate Rockhampton unplaced genomic scaffold, APGP_CSIRO_Bneo_wtdbg2-racon-allhic-juicebox.fasta_v2 cluster10, whole genome shotgun sequence:
- the LOC126765210 gene encoding leukocyte receptor cluster member 8 homolog: MSDAVAAPLIPQLQEMQQQQQHNGVNTNASNPQQWYSNPWYANQQYQQQYSQYYQYYMRYGLQQQQSQQNSNAPPGFSNLVSQHTDKSLPPLPSGPPPPPPITPGNNQLQGNQKGFGGIRFNLNQQKRLANAPNPLQNSNSPMNTSTFQNNAGNTGMNATTMNNIISSGKKKRKRNKKQNPLQQQQQAAFDAHFENLNTSQQMIGNFVNTSLPPPTIPPPISADLSKPPPPIMPYNNFNVNSAIDVNKPGETKSLTNHVSSVEAPNKKISLFNNPNDAWPESLNSYVARCYAKCATDLDKDQVDICLKGKIMAAANRNELWTRDWDNEPVPSVHSERNNIQMQLYNQKNKQQQSQEQIKDTQNYKQQHNQSCQKQSTQQKNLKGISRSLNARLGQRNSFGGDKRTSRDSRSRSRSPQSNKYRKRSTRSRSCSPISSPRRKSCRSSSSESSDRRSSDNFIPFNPSSKKTQKANSSKRSKHVKGANSKSKLPFYSSSIGGAVDDDTTRLQQRAARFSQGSKKSVISVASSPFVVSKQQKQKKLVNSLGGRMYMDIESTGGFETGLDLFDLHIVGTCRDLEKSFLRLTKAPLPSEVRPIEVLAHSLQNVKQKWRDNQDYYYACDQLKSIRQDLTVQGIRDKFTVEVYETHARIAMEKGDHEEFNQCQTQLKMLYTEVGASVNSLEFTAYRILYYIFTKNTLDTTTVLRSIKQTQRDNPAIAHALAFRSAWALGNYCKLFQLYKAAPLMAGHLIDWFIDRERKCALRTIIKAYRPSIGIDYVSNLLAFGSKEKCKEWLETFGMPMIGTESDHIDCKVAATMNI, encoded by the exons ATGTCGGACGCTGTAGCTGCACCACTAATACCTCAACTGCAAGagatgcagcaacaacaacaacataatggCGTTAATACTAATGCTTCGAATCCTCAACAATGGTATTCCAATCCTTGGTATGCTAAtcaacaataccaacaacaatatagTCAATATTATCAATACTACATGCGATATGGATTACAACAGCAGCAGTCTCAACAAAACAGTAATGCACCACCTGGCTTTAGTAATTTGGTAAGTCAACATACCGATAAAAGTTTGCCACCATTACCATCTGGTCCACCGCCTCCACCGCCAATAACCCCTGGTAACAATCAGTTGCAAGGTAATCAAAAGGGTTTTGGTGGAATACGATTCAACTTGAATCAACAGAAGCGTTTAGCGAATGCTCCAAACCCgttacaaaattcaaattccCCGATGAATACTTCAACTTTCCAAAATAATGCGGGTAACACCGGTATGAATGCTACAACCATGAACAACATAATTAGCAGCggtaaaaaaaaacgtaaacgtAATAAGAAACAGAatccactacaacaacagcagcaggcTGCTTTCGATgctcattttgaaaatttgaatacgAGTCAACAAATGATCGGAAACTTCGTTAACACATCTTTACCACCACCTACAATCCCTCCTCCTATATCTGCAGATTTATCGAAACCGCCTCCTCCAATCATGCCGTATAATAATTTCAATGTGAATAGTGCTATTGATGTTAATAAACCGGGCGAAACAAAATCTCTTACTAACCATGTCAGTTCTGTTGAAGCACCGAATAAGAAAATAAGTCTATTTAATAATCCAAATGATGCTTGGCCAGAGTCTTTAAACAGTTATGTAGCTCGTTGCTATGCTAAATGTGCTACCGATTTGGATAAGGACCAAGTTGATATATGtttgaaaggaaaaattatGGCAGCTGCTAATCGTAATGAGCTTTGGACTCGCGATTGGGACAATGAGCCAGTACCGAGTGTTCACAGTGAAAGAAACAATATCCAAATGCAGCTGTACAATCAGAAAAATAAGCAACAACAGTCACAGGAACAAATAAAAGACACACAGAATTATAAACAGCAACACAATCAAAGTTGCCAGAAACAATCAACACAACAAAAGAATTTAAAAGGTATATCACGTAGCTTAAACGCTCGACTAGGTCAACGGAACTCGTTTGGTGGTGACAAGAGGACATCAAGGGATTCTAGGAGTCGTTCACG CTCTCCACAATCAAATAAATATCGCAAGCGAAGTACTCGTTCACGTTCGTGTAGTCCCATATCAAGTCCGCGCCGAAAAAGCTGTCGCAGTTCTAGTTCGGAATCTTCTGACCGGCGATCTTCCGATAATTTCATTCCTTTTAATCCCTCTAGTAAAAAGACACAAAAAGCTAATAGCTCGAAAAGAAGCAAACATGTTAAAGGCGCCAATTCTAAATCTAAATTACCCTTTTATTCGTCCTCTATCGGTGGGGCGGTTGATGATGACACCACTCGTTTGCAACAGCGCGCAGCACGTTTTTCTCAAGGATCGAAAAAATCGGTTATCTCGGTAGCAAGTTCCCCTTTCGTTGTTTcgaagcaacaaaagcaaaaaaaattggtaaatagTTTGGGCGGGcgtatgtatatggatattgAATCGACGGGTGGTTTTGAAACAGGTTTGGATTTATTCGATTTACATATAGTAGGTACATGTAGGGACTTGGAAAAGTCATTTCTTCGACTAACCAAGGCGCCGTTACCATCGGAAGTGCGGCCCATTGAGGTGTTGGCGCATTCGCTGCAAAATGTGAAACAAAAATGGAGGGACAATCAGGATTATTATTATGCATGTGATCAGCTTAAATCTATACGTCAAGATTTGACA GTACAAGGTATTCGTGATAAGTTCACAGTAGAAGTATATGAAACACATGCACGTATTGCAATGGAAAAAGGTGATCATGAAGAGTTCAATCAATGTCAGACACAATTAAAAATGCTTTATACGGAAGTGGGAGCTAGTGTGAATTCATTGGAATTTACAGCATATCGTatattgtactatatatttacaaaaaatacctTGG acACAACTACTGTTCTACGCTCAATAAAACAAACCCAACGTGATAATCCAGCTATTGCTCATGCCCTAGCCTTTCGGTCGGCTTGGGCTCTGGGCAACTACTgcaagttattccaactttacAAGGCCGCGCCTCTGATGGCGGGACATTTAATTGACTGGTTTATCGATAGAGAACGCAAGTGTGCATTACGCACTATTATTAAAGC TTACCGACCATCTATTGGCATTGACTATGTTTCGAATTTACTTGCTTTTGGaagtaaagaaaaatgcaaagagTGGTTAGAGACATTCGGCATGCCAATGATTGGTACTGAAAGTGATCATATTGATTGCAAAGTAGCAGCAACAATGAATATCTAA